The proteins below are encoded in one region of Rhinolophus sinicus isolate RSC01 linkage group LG07, ASM3656204v1, whole genome shotgun sequence:
- the HR gene encoding lysine-specific demethylase hairless isoform X1 — MESTPSFLKDTPAWEKTSPENSIVGRREPDALPRDGLRHGALYLGEPAPFWRGVLSTPDSWLPPGFPHGPKDMLPLVEGEGPRNGERKAGWLGSKEGLRWKEAMFTHPLAFCGSACPPHHGPLIPGHSGGHPKSDPVAFRPLHCPFLLETKILERAPFWVPTCLPPYLVSSLPPERPCDWPLAPHPWVYSGGQPKVPSAFSLGSKGFYHKDPSILRLAKEPLATVEPGLLGLAPGGPLQRSGEAEFPSLHQRDGETGLNRHENLCPLLLGHPDTVPRTPWPACPPGLVHTLGNVWTVPGGGSLGYQLGPSATSRCPSPGPPTTQAGCYSSHPPNGDGGLGPCGKCQQGLETGTKGLSESSEDGNKAPGPRACPPSHHTKLKKTWLTRHSEQFGCPGGCPGDEENPAAPLRALKRTGSPEVQGVAGSPAAKRPPDAFPGSAGQGARDWQEVLDSSLGNKAEAEQRDNHRGPRDGRTSLQDTEHQEARCSAPPAGIAQCQSCAQAAGEVGGLACHSQQMPRLSLGGEQQQEEDSAAHSEEGGGSGLKTGLSVGLAKHLLSGLGDRLCRLLRREREALAWAQREVGQGPARIEDNPAIPGCCSRCHHGLFNTHWRCPCCSHRLCVACGRMAGAGRAGEKADSPEQTLQECAQEAGHSASSLMLTQFVSSQALAELSTAMHQVWVKFDIRGHCPCQADAQVWAPGDGSQQKELTEKTTPSPQSSCDGNINRTKDIKEETPDSTETPAEDRAGRGSLPCPSLCELLASTAVKLCLGHERIHMAFAPVTPALPSDDRITNILDSIIAQVVERKIQEKALGPGLRAGPGLRKGLGLPLSPVRPRLPPPGALLWLQEPRPWRGFHLFQEHWRQGQPVLVSGIQRTLQGNLWGTEALEVLGGQVQALTPLGPPQPTNLGSTAFWEGFSRPEIRPKSAEGSVLLLHRALGHEDVSRVENLAASLPLPEYCAQHGKLNLASYLPPGPALRPLEPQLWAAYGVSPHRGHLGTKNLCVEVTDLVSVLVRAEAPLPAWHRAQKDFLSGLDGEGLWSPGSQVSTVWHVFRAQDAQRIRRFLQMVCPAGAGNLEPGTPGSCYLDAGLRRRLREEWGVSCWTLLQAPGEAVLVPAGAPHQVQGLVSTVSVTQHFLSPETSALSAQLCHQGPSLPPDHRLLYALMDWAVFQAVKVAVGTLQEAK; from the exons ATGGAGAGTACGCCCAGCTTCCTGAAGGACACCCCAGCCTGGGAGAAGACATCCCCTGAGAACAGCATTGTGGGACGACGGGAGCCGGATGCCCTGCCACGAGATGGCTTGCGCCATGGGGCACTGTACCTGGGAGAGCCTGCTCCCTTCTGGAGGGGTGTCCTGAGCACCCCAGACTCCTGGCTACCCCCTGGCTTCCCCCACGGACCCAAGGACATGCTCCCACTGGTGGAGGGTGAAGGCCCCCGGAATGGGGAGAGGAAGGCCGGCTGGCTGGGCAGCAAGGAGGGCCTGCGCTGGAAGGAGGCAATGTTCACTCATCCACTGGCATTCTGTGGGTCAGCATGCCCACCTCACCATGGTCCCCTGATTCCTGGGCATAGTGGTGGCCATCCAAAAAGTGACCCTGTGGCCTTCCGGCCCTTGCACTGCCCCTTTCTTCTGGAGACCAAGATCCTGGAGCGAGCTCCCTTCTGGGTGCCCACCTGCTTGCCACCCTACCTAGTGTCCAGTCTGCCTCCAGAGCGCCCATGTGACTGGCCCCTGGCCCCGCACCCCTGGGTGTACTCAGGAGGCCAGCCCAAAGTGCCCTCTGCTTTCAGCTTAGGCAGCAAG GGTTTTTACCATAAGGATCCGAGCATTCTCAGGCTGGCAAAGGAGCCACTGGCAACTGTGGAACCTGGGCTGTTGGGCTTAGCCCCTGGTGGGCCTCTCCAGAGAAGTGGGGAGGCGGAATTCCCTTCACTACACCAGAGGGATGGAGAGACAGGCCTCAACAGGCATGAGAATCTTTGCCCACTTCTCCTGGGGCATCCAGACACTGTTCCCCGGACCCCCTGGCCTGCTTGTCCCCCAGGCCTGGTTCATACTCTTGGCAACGTCTGGACTGTACCAGGGGGTGGGAGCCTTGGGTACCAGCTGGGGCCATCAGCCACATCAAGGTGCCCCTCTCCTGGGCCTCCTACCACCCAGGCGGGCTGTTACTCATCTCACCCACCCAATGGAGATGGAGGCCTTGGCCCTTGTGGGAAGTGTCAGCAGGGCCTGGAAACGGGCACCAAGGGGCTCAGTGAATCCAGCGAGGATGGAAACAAGGCCCCTGGTCCCAGGGCCTGCCCACCCAGCCATCACACCAAGCTGAAGAAGACATGGCTCACGCGACACTCGGAGCAGTTTGGGTGCCCAGGCGGCTGCCCTGGGGACGAGGAGAACCCAGCTGCTCCGCTTCGGGCCCTCAAGAGGACAGGCAGCCCTGAGGTCCAGGGAGTGGCGGGAAGCCCAGCTGCCAAGCGCCCCCCTGATGCTTTCCCAGGCAGTGCGGGGCAGGGGGCCAGAGATTGGCAAGAGGTCCTGGACTCATCGCTGGGGAACAAAGCAGAGGCAGAACAGCGTGATAACCACAGAG GACCCCGAGATGGCAGGACCAGCCTTCAGGACACAGAGCATCAGGAGGCACGTTGCTCAGCTCCCCCGGCGGGCATTGCTCAGTGCCAAAGCTGTGCCCAGGCggcaggagaggtgggagggctgGCCTGCCACTCCCAGCAAATGCCGAG ATTGTCTCTGGGAGgtgagcagcagcaggaggaagacTCCGCAGCCCATTCCGAGGAGGGAGGAGGGTCTGGCCTGAAGACTGGTCTCAGCGTGGGCCTCGCCAAGCACCTGCTGAGTGGTTTGGGGGACCGACTGTGCCGCCTGCTACGCAGGGAGCGGGAGGCCCTGGCCTGGGCACAGCGGGAAG TAGGCCAAGGGCCAGCCAGGATAGAGGACAACCCAGCCATTCCAGGCTGCTGTAGCCGGTGCCACCATGGACTCTTCAACACCCACTGGAGATGCCCCTGCTGCAGCCACCGGCTGTGTGTGGCCTGTGGTCGCATGGCGGGTGCTGGGAGGGCCGGTGAGAAAGCAG ACTCTCCGGAGCAGACCCTACAGGAGTGTGCCCAAGAGGCTGGGCACAGTGCCTCTTCCCTGATGCTTACCCAGTTTGTCTCCAGCCAGG cttTGGCAGAATTGAGCACCGCAATGCACCAGGTCTGGGTCAAATTCGACATCCGGGGGCACTGCCCCTGTCAAGCTGATGCGCAGGTGTGGGCCCCTGGGGATGGGAGCCAGCAG AAGGAGCTAACAGAGAAAACCACCCCAAGTCCACAATCTTCCTGTGACGGGAACATCAACAGGACGAAGGACATCAAAGAGG AGACTCCGGACTCCACAGAGACCCCTGCAGAGGACCGTGCTGGCCGAGGGTCCCTGCCTTGTCCTTCTCTCTGTGAGCTGCTGGCCTCCACTGCTGTCAAACTCTGCTTGGGGCATGAGCGGATACATATGGCCTTTGCCCCTGTCACTCCGGCCCTGCCCAGT GACGACCGCATCACCAACATCCTGGACAGCATCATTGCACAGGTTGTGGAGCGGAAGATCCAGGAGAAAGCCCTGGGGCCGGGGCTGCGGGCTGGACCGGGCCTGCGCAAGGGCCTGGGTCTGCCCCTCTCGCCTGTGCGGCCCCGGCTGCCTCCACCTGGGGCTTTGCTGTGGCTACAAGAGCCCAGGCCTTGGCGAGGCTTCCACCTCTTCCAGGAGCACTGGAGGCAGGGCCAG CCTGTGTTGGTGTCAGGGATTCAGAGGACATTGCAAGGCAACCTGTGGGGGACGGAAGCTCTTGAAGTGCTCGGAGGCCAGGTGCAGGCACTGACCCCCCTCGGGCCTCCCCAGCCTACAAACCTGGGCAGTACAGCATTCTGGGAGGGATTCTCCCGGCCTGAGA TTCGCCCAAAGTCAGCCGAGGGCTCAGTTCTCCTGCTGCACAGAGCTCTGGGGCACGAGGACGTAAGCAG ggtGGAGAACCTGGCTGCCAGCCTGCCTCTCCCAGAGTACTGTGCCCAACACGGGAAACTCAACCTGGCTTCCTACCTCCCACCGGGCCCTGCCCTGCGTCCACTGGAGCCCCAGCTATGGGCAGCCTATG GTGTAAGTCCACACCGTGGGCACCTGGGGACCAAGAACCTCTGTGTGGAGGTGACCGACCTGGTCAGTGTCCTGGTACGTGCTGAAGCCCCACTGCCTGCTTGGCACCGGGCACAGAAAG ACTTCCTCTCAGGCCTGGACGGGGAGGGGCTCTGGTCTCCGGGCAGCCAGGTCAGCACTGTGTGGCACGTGTTCCGGGCACAGGACGCCCAGCGCATTCGCCGTTTTCTCCAGATG
- the HR gene encoding lysine-specific demethylase hairless isoform X3 — protein MESTPSFLKDTPAWEKTSPENSIVGRREPDALPRDGLRHGALYLGEPAPFWRGVLSTPDSWLPPGFPHGPKDMLPLVEGEGPRNGERKAGWLGSKEGLRWKEAMFTHPLAFCGSACPPHHGPLIPGHSGGHPKSDPVAFRPLHCPFLLETKILERAPFWVPTCLPPYLVSSLPPERPCDWPLAPHPWVYSGGQPKVPSAFSLGSKGFYHKDPSILRLAKEPLATVEPGLLGLAPGGPLQRSGEAEFPSLHQRDGETGLNRHENLCPLLLGHPDTVPRTPWPACPPGLVHTLGNVWTVPGGGSLGYQLGPSATSRCPSPGPPTTQAGCYSSHPPNGDGGLGPCGKCQQGLETGTKGLSESSEDGNKAPGPRACPPSHHTKLKKTWLTRHSEQFGCPGGCPGDEENPAAPLRALKRTGSPEVQGVAGSPAAKRPPDAFPGSAGQGARDWQEVLDSSLGNKAEAEQRDNHRGPRDGRTSLQDTEHQEARCSAPPAGIAQCQSCAQAAGEVGGLACHSQQMPRLSLGGEQQQEEDSAAHSEEGGGSGLKTGLSVGLAKHLLSGLGDRLCRLLRREREALAWAQREVGQGPARIEDNPAIPGCCSRCHHGLFNTHWRCPCCSHRLCVACGRMAGAGRAGEKADSPEQTLQECAQEAGHSASSLMLTQFVSSQALAELSTAMHQVWVKFDIRGHCPCQADAQVWAPGDGSQQKELTEKTTPSPQSSCDGNINRTKDIKEETPDSTETPAEDRAGRGSLPCPSLCELLASTAVKLCLGHERIHMAFAPVTPALPSDDRITNILDSIIAQVVERKIQEKALGPGLRAGPGLRKGLGLPLSPVRPRLPPPGALLWLQEPRPWRGFHLFQEHWRQGQPVLVSGIQRTLQGNLWGTEALEVLGGQVQALTPLGPPQPTNLGSTAFWEGFSRPEIRPKSAEGSVLLLHRALGHEDVSRVENLAASLPLPEYCAQHGKLNLASYLPPGPALRPLEPQLWAAYGVSPHRGHLGTKNLCVEVTDLVSVLVRAEAPLPAWHRAQKDFLSGLDGEGLWSPGSQVSTVWHVFRAQDAQRIRRFLQMVQGLVSTVSVTQHFLSPETSALSAQLCHQGPSLPPDHRLLYALMDWAVFQAVKVAVGTLQEAK, from the exons ATGGAGAGTACGCCCAGCTTCCTGAAGGACACCCCAGCCTGGGAGAAGACATCCCCTGAGAACAGCATTGTGGGACGACGGGAGCCGGATGCCCTGCCACGAGATGGCTTGCGCCATGGGGCACTGTACCTGGGAGAGCCTGCTCCCTTCTGGAGGGGTGTCCTGAGCACCCCAGACTCCTGGCTACCCCCTGGCTTCCCCCACGGACCCAAGGACATGCTCCCACTGGTGGAGGGTGAAGGCCCCCGGAATGGGGAGAGGAAGGCCGGCTGGCTGGGCAGCAAGGAGGGCCTGCGCTGGAAGGAGGCAATGTTCACTCATCCACTGGCATTCTGTGGGTCAGCATGCCCACCTCACCATGGTCCCCTGATTCCTGGGCATAGTGGTGGCCATCCAAAAAGTGACCCTGTGGCCTTCCGGCCCTTGCACTGCCCCTTTCTTCTGGAGACCAAGATCCTGGAGCGAGCTCCCTTCTGGGTGCCCACCTGCTTGCCACCCTACCTAGTGTCCAGTCTGCCTCCAGAGCGCCCATGTGACTGGCCCCTGGCCCCGCACCCCTGGGTGTACTCAGGAGGCCAGCCCAAAGTGCCCTCTGCTTTCAGCTTAGGCAGCAAG GGTTTTTACCATAAGGATCCGAGCATTCTCAGGCTGGCAAAGGAGCCACTGGCAACTGTGGAACCTGGGCTGTTGGGCTTAGCCCCTGGTGGGCCTCTCCAGAGAAGTGGGGAGGCGGAATTCCCTTCACTACACCAGAGGGATGGAGAGACAGGCCTCAACAGGCATGAGAATCTTTGCCCACTTCTCCTGGGGCATCCAGACACTGTTCCCCGGACCCCCTGGCCTGCTTGTCCCCCAGGCCTGGTTCATACTCTTGGCAACGTCTGGACTGTACCAGGGGGTGGGAGCCTTGGGTACCAGCTGGGGCCATCAGCCACATCAAGGTGCCCCTCTCCTGGGCCTCCTACCACCCAGGCGGGCTGTTACTCATCTCACCCACCCAATGGAGATGGAGGCCTTGGCCCTTGTGGGAAGTGTCAGCAGGGCCTGGAAACGGGCACCAAGGGGCTCAGTGAATCCAGCGAGGATGGAAACAAGGCCCCTGGTCCCAGGGCCTGCCCACCCAGCCATCACACCAAGCTGAAGAAGACATGGCTCACGCGACACTCGGAGCAGTTTGGGTGCCCAGGCGGCTGCCCTGGGGACGAGGAGAACCCAGCTGCTCCGCTTCGGGCCCTCAAGAGGACAGGCAGCCCTGAGGTCCAGGGAGTGGCGGGAAGCCCAGCTGCCAAGCGCCCCCCTGATGCTTTCCCAGGCAGTGCGGGGCAGGGGGCCAGAGATTGGCAAGAGGTCCTGGACTCATCGCTGGGGAACAAAGCAGAGGCAGAACAGCGTGATAACCACAGAG GACCCCGAGATGGCAGGACCAGCCTTCAGGACACAGAGCATCAGGAGGCACGTTGCTCAGCTCCCCCGGCGGGCATTGCTCAGTGCCAAAGCTGTGCCCAGGCggcaggagaggtgggagggctgGCCTGCCACTCCCAGCAAATGCCGAG ATTGTCTCTGGGAGgtgagcagcagcaggaggaagacTCCGCAGCCCATTCCGAGGAGGGAGGAGGGTCTGGCCTGAAGACTGGTCTCAGCGTGGGCCTCGCCAAGCACCTGCTGAGTGGTTTGGGGGACCGACTGTGCCGCCTGCTACGCAGGGAGCGGGAGGCCCTGGCCTGGGCACAGCGGGAAG TAGGCCAAGGGCCAGCCAGGATAGAGGACAACCCAGCCATTCCAGGCTGCTGTAGCCGGTGCCACCATGGACTCTTCAACACCCACTGGAGATGCCCCTGCTGCAGCCACCGGCTGTGTGTGGCCTGTGGTCGCATGGCGGGTGCTGGGAGGGCCGGTGAGAAAGCAG ACTCTCCGGAGCAGACCCTACAGGAGTGTGCCCAAGAGGCTGGGCACAGTGCCTCTTCCCTGATGCTTACCCAGTTTGTCTCCAGCCAGG cttTGGCAGAATTGAGCACCGCAATGCACCAGGTCTGGGTCAAATTCGACATCCGGGGGCACTGCCCCTGTCAAGCTGATGCGCAGGTGTGGGCCCCTGGGGATGGGAGCCAGCAG AAGGAGCTAACAGAGAAAACCACCCCAAGTCCACAATCTTCCTGTGACGGGAACATCAACAGGACGAAGGACATCAAAGAGG AGACTCCGGACTCCACAGAGACCCCTGCAGAGGACCGTGCTGGCCGAGGGTCCCTGCCTTGTCCTTCTCTCTGTGAGCTGCTGGCCTCCACTGCTGTCAAACTCTGCTTGGGGCATGAGCGGATACATATGGCCTTTGCCCCTGTCACTCCGGCCCTGCCCAGT GACGACCGCATCACCAACATCCTGGACAGCATCATTGCACAGGTTGTGGAGCGGAAGATCCAGGAGAAAGCCCTGGGGCCGGGGCTGCGGGCTGGACCGGGCCTGCGCAAGGGCCTGGGTCTGCCCCTCTCGCCTGTGCGGCCCCGGCTGCCTCCACCTGGGGCTTTGCTGTGGCTACAAGAGCCCAGGCCTTGGCGAGGCTTCCACCTCTTCCAGGAGCACTGGAGGCAGGGCCAG CCTGTGTTGGTGTCAGGGATTCAGAGGACATTGCAAGGCAACCTGTGGGGGACGGAAGCTCTTGAAGTGCTCGGAGGCCAGGTGCAGGCACTGACCCCCCTCGGGCCTCCCCAGCCTACAAACCTGGGCAGTACAGCATTCTGGGAGGGATTCTCCCGGCCTGAGA TTCGCCCAAAGTCAGCCGAGGGCTCAGTTCTCCTGCTGCACAGAGCTCTGGGGCACGAGGACGTAAGCAG ggtGGAGAACCTGGCTGCCAGCCTGCCTCTCCCAGAGTACTGTGCCCAACACGGGAAACTCAACCTGGCTTCCTACCTCCCACCGGGCCCTGCCCTGCGTCCACTGGAGCCCCAGCTATGGGCAGCCTATG GTGTAAGTCCACACCGTGGGCACCTGGGGACCAAGAACCTCTGTGTGGAGGTGACCGACCTGGTCAGTGTCCTGGTACGTGCTGAAGCCCCACTGCCTGCTTGGCACCGGGCACAGAAAG ACTTCCTCTCAGGCCTGGACGGGGAGGGGCTCTGGTCTCCGGGCAGCCAGGTCAGCACTGTGTGGCACGTGTTCCGGGCACAGGACGCCCAGCGCATTCGCCGTTTTCTCCAGATG
- the HR gene encoding lysine-specific demethylase hairless isoform X2 yields MESTPSFLKDTPAWEKTSPENSIVGRREPDALPRDGLRHGALYLGEPAPFWRGVLSTPDSWLPPGFPHGPKDMLPLVEGEGPRNGERKAGWLGSKEGLRWKEAMFTHPLAFCGSACPPHHGPLIPGHSGGHPKSDPVAFRPLHCPFLLETKILERAPFWVPTCLPPYLVSSLPPERPCDWPLAPHPWVYSGGQPKVPSAFSLGSKGFYHKDPSILRLAKEPLATVEPGLLGLAPGGPLQRSGEAEFPSLHQRDGETGLNRHENLCPLLLGHPDTVPRTPWPACPPGLVHTLGNVWTVPGGGSLGYQLGPSATSRCPSPGPPTTQAGCYSSHPPNGDGGLGPCGKCQQGLETGTKGLSESSEDGNKAPGPRACPPSHHTKLKKTWLTRHSEQFGCPGGCPGDEENPAAPLRALKRTGSPEVQGVAGSPAAKRPPDAFPGSAGQGARDWQEVLDSSLGNKAEAEQRDNHRGPRDGRTSLQDTEHQEARCSAPPAGIAQCQSCAQAAGEVGGLACHSQQMPRLSLGGEQQQEEDSAAHSEEGGGSGLKTGLSVGLAKHLLSGLGDRLCRLLRREREALAWAQREGQGPARIEDNPAIPGCCSRCHHGLFNTHWRCPCCSHRLCVACGRMAGAGRAGEKADSPEQTLQECAQEAGHSASSLMLTQFVSSQALAELSTAMHQVWVKFDIRGHCPCQADAQVWAPGDGSQQKELTEKTTPSPQSSCDGNINRTKDIKEETPDSTETPAEDRAGRGSLPCPSLCELLASTAVKLCLGHERIHMAFAPVTPALPSDDRITNILDSIIAQVVERKIQEKALGPGLRAGPGLRKGLGLPLSPVRPRLPPPGALLWLQEPRPWRGFHLFQEHWRQGQPVLVSGIQRTLQGNLWGTEALEVLGGQVQALTPLGPPQPTNLGSTAFWEGFSRPEIRPKSAEGSVLLLHRALGHEDVSRVENLAASLPLPEYCAQHGKLNLASYLPPGPALRPLEPQLWAAYGVSPHRGHLGTKNLCVEVTDLVSVLVRAEAPLPAWHRAQKDFLSGLDGEGLWSPGSQVSTVWHVFRAQDAQRIRRFLQMVCPAGAGNLEPGTPGSCYLDAGLRRRLREEWGVSCWTLLQAPGEAVLVPAGAPHQVQGLVSTVSVTQHFLSPETSALSAQLCHQGPSLPPDHRLLYALMDWAVFQAVKVAVGTLQEAK; encoded by the exons ATGGAGAGTACGCCCAGCTTCCTGAAGGACACCCCAGCCTGGGAGAAGACATCCCCTGAGAACAGCATTGTGGGACGACGGGAGCCGGATGCCCTGCCACGAGATGGCTTGCGCCATGGGGCACTGTACCTGGGAGAGCCTGCTCCCTTCTGGAGGGGTGTCCTGAGCACCCCAGACTCCTGGCTACCCCCTGGCTTCCCCCACGGACCCAAGGACATGCTCCCACTGGTGGAGGGTGAAGGCCCCCGGAATGGGGAGAGGAAGGCCGGCTGGCTGGGCAGCAAGGAGGGCCTGCGCTGGAAGGAGGCAATGTTCACTCATCCACTGGCATTCTGTGGGTCAGCATGCCCACCTCACCATGGTCCCCTGATTCCTGGGCATAGTGGTGGCCATCCAAAAAGTGACCCTGTGGCCTTCCGGCCCTTGCACTGCCCCTTTCTTCTGGAGACCAAGATCCTGGAGCGAGCTCCCTTCTGGGTGCCCACCTGCTTGCCACCCTACCTAGTGTCCAGTCTGCCTCCAGAGCGCCCATGTGACTGGCCCCTGGCCCCGCACCCCTGGGTGTACTCAGGAGGCCAGCCCAAAGTGCCCTCTGCTTTCAGCTTAGGCAGCAAG GGTTTTTACCATAAGGATCCGAGCATTCTCAGGCTGGCAAAGGAGCCACTGGCAACTGTGGAACCTGGGCTGTTGGGCTTAGCCCCTGGTGGGCCTCTCCAGAGAAGTGGGGAGGCGGAATTCCCTTCACTACACCAGAGGGATGGAGAGACAGGCCTCAACAGGCATGAGAATCTTTGCCCACTTCTCCTGGGGCATCCAGACACTGTTCCCCGGACCCCCTGGCCTGCTTGTCCCCCAGGCCTGGTTCATACTCTTGGCAACGTCTGGACTGTACCAGGGGGTGGGAGCCTTGGGTACCAGCTGGGGCCATCAGCCACATCAAGGTGCCCCTCTCCTGGGCCTCCTACCACCCAGGCGGGCTGTTACTCATCTCACCCACCCAATGGAGATGGAGGCCTTGGCCCTTGTGGGAAGTGTCAGCAGGGCCTGGAAACGGGCACCAAGGGGCTCAGTGAATCCAGCGAGGATGGAAACAAGGCCCCTGGTCCCAGGGCCTGCCCACCCAGCCATCACACCAAGCTGAAGAAGACATGGCTCACGCGACACTCGGAGCAGTTTGGGTGCCCAGGCGGCTGCCCTGGGGACGAGGAGAACCCAGCTGCTCCGCTTCGGGCCCTCAAGAGGACAGGCAGCCCTGAGGTCCAGGGAGTGGCGGGAAGCCCAGCTGCCAAGCGCCCCCCTGATGCTTTCCCAGGCAGTGCGGGGCAGGGGGCCAGAGATTGGCAAGAGGTCCTGGACTCATCGCTGGGGAACAAAGCAGAGGCAGAACAGCGTGATAACCACAGAG GACCCCGAGATGGCAGGACCAGCCTTCAGGACACAGAGCATCAGGAGGCACGTTGCTCAGCTCCCCCGGCGGGCATTGCTCAGTGCCAAAGCTGTGCCCAGGCggcaggagaggtgggagggctgGCCTGCCACTCCCAGCAAATGCCGAG ATTGTCTCTGGGAGgtgagcagcagcaggaggaagacTCCGCAGCCCATTCCGAGGAGGGAGGAGGGTCTGGCCTGAAGACTGGTCTCAGCGTGGGCCTCGCCAAGCACCTGCTGAGTGGTTTGGGGGACCGACTGTGCCGCCTGCTACGCAGGGAGCGGGAGGCCCTGGCCTGGGCACAGCGGGAAG GCCAAGGGCCAGCCAGGATAGAGGACAACCCAGCCATTCCAGGCTGCTGTAGCCGGTGCCACCATGGACTCTTCAACACCCACTGGAGATGCCCCTGCTGCAGCCACCGGCTGTGTGTGGCCTGTGGTCGCATGGCGGGTGCTGGGAGGGCCGGTGAGAAAGCAG ACTCTCCGGAGCAGACCCTACAGGAGTGTGCCCAAGAGGCTGGGCACAGTGCCTCTTCCCTGATGCTTACCCAGTTTGTCTCCAGCCAGG cttTGGCAGAATTGAGCACCGCAATGCACCAGGTCTGGGTCAAATTCGACATCCGGGGGCACTGCCCCTGTCAAGCTGATGCGCAGGTGTGGGCCCCTGGGGATGGGAGCCAGCAG AAGGAGCTAACAGAGAAAACCACCCCAAGTCCACAATCTTCCTGTGACGGGAACATCAACAGGACGAAGGACATCAAAGAGG AGACTCCGGACTCCACAGAGACCCCTGCAGAGGACCGTGCTGGCCGAGGGTCCCTGCCTTGTCCTTCTCTCTGTGAGCTGCTGGCCTCCACTGCTGTCAAACTCTGCTTGGGGCATGAGCGGATACATATGGCCTTTGCCCCTGTCACTCCGGCCCTGCCCAGT GACGACCGCATCACCAACATCCTGGACAGCATCATTGCACAGGTTGTGGAGCGGAAGATCCAGGAGAAAGCCCTGGGGCCGGGGCTGCGGGCTGGACCGGGCCTGCGCAAGGGCCTGGGTCTGCCCCTCTCGCCTGTGCGGCCCCGGCTGCCTCCACCTGGGGCTTTGCTGTGGCTACAAGAGCCCAGGCCTTGGCGAGGCTTCCACCTCTTCCAGGAGCACTGGAGGCAGGGCCAG CCTGTGTTGGTGTCAGGGATTCAGAGGACATTGCAAGGCAACCTGTGGGGGACGGAAGCTCTTGAAGTGCTCGGAGGCCAGGTGCAGGCACTGACCCCCCTCGGGCCTCCCCAGCCTACAAACCTGGGCAGTACAGCATTCTGGGAGGGATTCTCCCGGCCTGAGA TTCGCCCAAAGTCAGCCGAGGGCTCAGTTCTCCTGCTGCACAGAGCTCTGGGGCACGAGGACGTAAGCAG ggtGGAGAACCTGGCTGCCAGCCTGCCTCTCCCAGAGTACTGTGCCCAACACGGGAAACTCAACCTGGCTTCCTACCTCCCACCGGGCCCTGCCCTGCGTCCACTGGAGCCCCAGCTATGGGCAGCCTATG GTGTAAGTCCACACCGTGGGCACCTGGGGACCAAGAACCTCTGTGTGGAGGTGACCGACCTGGTCAGTGTCCTGGTACGTGCTGAAGCCCCACTGCCTGCTTGGCACCGGGCACAGAAAG ACTTCCTCTCAGGCCTGGACGGGGAGGGGCTCTGGTCTCCGGGCAGCCAGGTCAGCACTGTGTGGCACGTGTTCCGGGCACAGGACGCCCAGCGCATTCGCCGTTTTCTCCAGATG